The proteins below come from a single Miscanthus floridulus cultivar M001 chromosome 1, ASM1932011v1, whole genome shotgun sequence genomic window:
- the LOC136490066 gene encoding LOW QUALITY PROTEIN: inositol-3-phosphate synthase 1-like (The sequence of the model RefSeq protein was modified relative to this genomic sequence to represent the inferred CDS: deleted 1 base in 1 codon), translating into MFVESFRVESPRVQYGDGEIQSEYRYDTTEVVPPENGGGAGWVVRPKSVTYNFKTSTNVPKLGVMLVGWGGNNGTTLTAGVIANREGISWETKEKVHKANYFGSLTQASTIRVGSHNGEEVYAPFKSLVPMVNPNSIVFGGWDISNLNMAEARSRAKVLDIHLQKQLRPYMESMLPLAGIFNPDFVAANQGARANNIIKGTKKEQVEQIKKDIREFKEKTKVDKIVVLWTANTERYSNVVAGLNDTMDNLLASLDKNEAEISPSTLYAIACVFEGVPFVNGSPQNTFVPGLMELAIKKNSLIGGDDFKSGQTKMKSVLVDFLVGAGIKPTSIASYNHLGNNDGMNLSAPQVFRSKEISKSSVVDDMVASNPILYKLDEHPDHVIVIKYIPYVGDSKRAMDEYTSEIFMGGKNTIVLHNTCEDSLLAAPIILDLVLLAELSTRIQLKAEGQDKFHSFHPVATILSYLSKAPLVPPGTPVVNALAKQRAMLENILRACIGLAPENNMMLEHK; encoded by the exons ATGTTCGTGGAGAGCTTCCGGGTGGAGAGCCCACGGGTGCAGTACGGCGACGGCGAGATCCAGTCGGAGTACCGCTACGACACCACCGAGGTCGTCCCGCCGGAGAATGGCGGCGGCGCGGGGTGGGTGGTGCGCCCAAAGTCCGTCACCTACAACTTCAAGACCAGCACCAACGTCCCAAAGCTCGG GGTGATGCTCGTCGGATGGGGCGGCAACAACGGGACGACGCTCACGGCCGGGGTGATCGCCAACAGGGA AGGAATTTCGTGGGAGACAAAGGAGAAGGTTCACAAGGCCAACTACTTCGGCTCCCTGACCCAGGCTTCCACCATCAGGGTCGGCAGCCACAACGGCGAGGAGGTCTACGCGCCTTTCAAGAGCCTCGTGCCTATG GTTAACCCTAACTCTATCGTCTTTGGTGGATGGGACATCAGCAATCTGAACATGGCCGAAGCA CGGTCCAGGGCCAAGGTCCTAGACATTCACCTTCAAAAGCAGCTCAGGCCCTACATGGAATCCATGCTGCCACTCGCCGGCATTTTCAACCCAGACTTCGTTGCCGCAAACCAAGGTGCCCgtgctaacaatatcatcaagggCACCAAGaaagagcaggtggagcagatcaAGAAGGACATCAG GGAGTTCAAGGAAAAAACCAAGGTCGACAAGATAGTTGTGCTATGGACAGCAAACACCGAGAGGTATAGCAATGTAGTTGCTGGGCTTAACGACACCATGGACAACCTCTTGGCTTCGTTGGACAAGAATGAAGCAGAGATCTCACCATCCACCTTGTACGCAATAGCCTGTGTCTTTGAGGGTGTTCCATTTGTCAATGGAAGCCCTCAGAACACATTCGTGCCTG GGCTGATGGAGCTTGCCATAAAAAAAAATTCGTTGATAGGAGGCGACGACTTCAAGAGTGGGCAGACCAAGATGAAGTCCGTATTGGTCGATTTCCTCGTTGGTGCTGGGATTAAG CCCACCTCAATTGCTAGCTACAACCACCTAGGAAACAATGACGGCATGAATCTCTCTGCCCCACAAGTCTTCCGGTCTAAAGAGATCTCCAAGAGCAGCGTGGTGGACGACATGGTTGCTAGCAATCCCATCCTCTACAAACTCGATGAACATCCTGATCACGTAATTGTGATCAAG TACATCCCCTATGTGGGTGATAGCAAGAGAGCTATGGACGAATATACCTCCGAGATCTTCATGGGTGGCAAGAACACCATCGTGCTGCACAACACCTGCGAGGATTCGCTTCTCGCTGCGCCGATAATCCTTGACTTGGTGCTCCTAGCTGAGCTCAGCACTCGGATTCAGCTCAAGGCCGAAGGGCAG GATAAGTTCCACTCCTTCCATCCCGTCGCCACAATTTTGAGCTATCTCAGCAAGGCTCCTCTT